Proteins co-encoded in one endosymbiont 'TC1' of Trimyema compressum genomic window:
- a CDS encoding MerR family transcriptional regulator, translating into MILYRTGMFSKMNRVTIKALRYYDEIGLLKPAYIDEMTGYRYYTSEQLPIIHKIMALRQMGCTIDEIIKIQKDEDLHKILLQKKQFY; encoded by the coding sequence ATGATTTTGTATAGAACAGGTATGTTTTCTAAAATGAACAGAGTAACTATAAAGGCACTGAGATATTACGATGAAATTGGATTATTAAAGCCTGCTTATATTGATGAGATGACTGGTTATCGCTATTATACTTCAGAACAACTGCCTATTATCCACAAAATTATGGCATTAAGACAAATGGGTTGTACTATAGATGAAATTATAAAAATACAAAAGGATGAAGACTTGCATAAAATTCTTTTACAGAAAAAACAATTTTACTAA
- a CDS encoding GyrI-like domain-containing protein, with the protein MLRWPILFLLNLKSLPEIEIIVAYRRLVIPYHQILFDSMTEMDQELDRIGCIFSDPNYCFNIYHDGEYKEENIDVEICETVIEAKEGNKLLNFKVLPAIDEAVCVLHKGPYTSLGEAYGAAFENGLRIMAIP; encoded by the coding sequence ATGCTAAGATGGCCTATACTATTCTTATTAAATCTTAAATCACTGCCTGAAATTGAAATTATTGTAGCTTATAGGAGATTGGTTATCCCATATCATCAGATATTATTTGATTCAATGACTGAAATGGATCAAGAGTTAGATAGAATAGGTTGTATATTTTCTGATCCTAATTATTGTTTTAATATTTACCATGATGGGGAGTATAAAGAGGAGAATATTGATGTTGAAATTTGCGAGACAGTAATAGAAGCTAAAGAAGGGAACAAATTACTGAATTTTAAAGTTTTGCCAGCAATAGATGAAGCAGTTTGTGTACTTCACAAAGGTCCTTACACTTCTTTAGGTGAAGCTTATGGCGCTGCATTTGAGAATGGATTGAGAATAATGGCTATACCTTAA
- a CDS encoding metal ABC transporter substrate-binding protein, translated as MKKIIISVLIGLVLALGVVGCSGDSAEDKSKLSVVATLFPQYDFDKAIGGDKAEVTLLLSPGVESHSYKPTPGDILKINKSDLFIYTGAYMEPWAHRIIEGNKGKSIVVDASKGIPLEVSYEEVGHEDHSHDNHSFDPHIWLDLTLAAKMVDNIVDGFIERDSENEAYYRSNGEAYKKELSALDQEFKSAVEEGTKDTLVFGGRFAYQYFLDHYGLNYVTAYDSCSSEGEPSVKTISEIIKYINDNKINVIYYEEFVDPKIANSIAAETGVKPLLFTTAHNVTKDQFNSGISFMELMRENLANVKEGLK; from the coding sequence ATGAAAAAGATTATTATAAGTGTTTTAATAGGCTTAGTTTTAGCATTAGGAGTAGTGGGTTGCAGTGGGGACAGTGCTGAGGATAAAAGTAAGTTATCTGTTGTAGCGACTCTCTTTCCTCAATATGATTTTGACAAAGCAATTGGTGGGGATAAAGCTGAGGTAACACTATTGCTTTCTCCAGGAGTTGAAAGCCATTCTTATAAACCAACTCCAGGGGATATCTTAAAAATAAACAAAAGCGATTTGTTTATTTATACAGGAGCGTATATGGAGCCTTGGGCCCATCGGATAATTGAAGGTAACAAGGGGAAGAGTATTGTTGTTGATGCTTCGAAGGGAATTCCTTTAGAAGTAAGCTATGAGGAAGTTGGTCATGAAGACCATAGTCATGACAATCATAGTTTTGATCCTCATATTTGGCTGGATTTAACCCTTGCTGCTAAAATGGTGGATAATATAGTCGATGGTTTTATTGAAAGAGATTCTGAAAATGAAGCTTATTATAGAAGTAATGGAGAAGCTTATAAAAAAGAATTGTCTGCCTTAGATCAGGAATTTAAAAGTGCTGTAGAGGAAGGAACTAAAGACACACTTGTTTTTGGCGGGCGATTTGCCTATCAGTATTTTTTAGATCATTATGGCTTAAATTATGTAACTGCTTATGATTCTTGTTCTAGTGAAGGTGAGCCCAGTGTTAAGACAATAAGTGAGATTATTAAATATATTAATGATAATAAGATTAATGTAATCTATTATGAAGAGTTTGTTGATCCTAAAATTGCTAATTCCATTGCAGCTGAAACGGGTGTAAAACCACTTCTCTTTACAACAGCCCATAATGTGACTAAAGATCAATTTAACTCAGGTATCTCTTTTATGGAATTAATGAGAGAAAATTTAGCAAATGTAAAAGAAGGTTTAAAATAG
- a CDS encoding TetR family transcriptional regulator yields the protein MGYSPGIIYHYFNNKDEIIEAILFESYEKY from the coding sequence ATGGGCTATTCACCAGGCATTATTTATCACTACTTTAATAATAAAGATGAAATTATTGAAGCAATTTTATTTGAGAGTTATGAAAAATATTAA
- a CDS encoding Fur family transcriptional regulator, whose amino-acid sequence MSTAYNKRKTKQKITIDKWLENNKEQYFTAEELFFLLMKGDTPVGRATVYRYLNTLEEEGVLRRYTLKGELSCCYQYIGDEKNYKEHYHLLCDNCGRIIHFSSEELEVAFKSLEENGLSFDQQRTVFYGKCKVCTSDEG is encoded by the coding sequence ATGTCTACAGCATACAATAAAAGAAAAACTAAACAAAAAATTACCATAGATAAATGGCTTGAGAATAATAAAGAGCAATATTTTACTGCTGAAGAACTATTTTTTTTACTAATGAAAGGCGATACACCAGTTGGCCGTGCAACTGTTTATCGCTATTTAAATACTCTTGAAGAAGAGGGTGTTCTGAGACGCTATACATTAAAGGGAGAGTTATCTTGTTGTTATCAATACATAGGAGATGAAAAGAATTATAAAGAGCATTATCATTTGCTCTGTGATAATTGTGGAAGAATTATTCATTTTAGCAGCGAGGAACTGGAAGTAGCTTTTAAATCATTAGAAGAAAATGGTTTAAGCTTTGATCAACAAAGAACTGTATTTTATGGTAAATGTAAGGTTTGTACTAGTGATGAAGGATAG
- a CDS encoding flavodoxin domain-containing protein, with protein sequence MKTLILFSSKHGVAKLIAEKIGDSIGNVTIMNVKTSNPNLNEYDTIIMGSSIYAGSIGKEMKNFLTVNEALLLTKRIGLFLSGLAGEAVSKYFDNNFPQDLIIHSIMNSFMGGSFDPSKANFIERLIIKAVVGKKKCLVFLKRQLKLFQKQ encoded by the coding sequence TTGAAAACATTGATTTTATTTAGTAGCAAACATGGTGTAGCAAAATTAATAGCTGAAAAAATAGGTGATAGTATAGGTAATGTTACTATTATGAATGTAAAGACTAGTAATCCGAACTTAAATGAATATGATACTATTATCATGGGAAGCAGTATTTATGCAGGCTCTATAGGCAAGGAAATGAAAAATTTTCTAACTGTAAACGAAGCGTTATTACTAACAAAAAGAATTGGTTTATTTCTATCAGGTCTTGCTGGTGAAGCTGTCAGCAAGTATTTTGACAATAATTTTCCACAGGACTTAATAATACATTCAATAATGAATTCTTTTATGGGTGGTTCTTTTGATCCATCAAAAGCTAACTTTATAGAGCGCTTAATAATTAAGGCAGTCGTTGGAAAAAAGAAATGCCTAGTATTTCTGAAGAGGCAATTGAAACTTTTTCAAAAGCAATGA
- a CDS encoding pyridoxamine 5'-phosphate oxidase family protein, with amino-acid sequence MESSVKEKNAWDLFKNCEYGVVAVIDQDARPYSIPISPVVLDNNIYFHTSNKGKLK; translated from the coding sequence ATGGAAAGTTCAGTAAAAGAAAAAAATGCTTGGGACCTTTTTAAAAATTGTGAATATGGCGTAGTTGCAGTAATTGACCAGGACGCTCGTCCATATAGTATTCCTATTTCACCTGTTGTTTTGGATAACAATATTTACTTTCATACTTCAAATAAAGGGAAGTTAAAATAA